From the Chryseobacterium sp. G0201 genome, the window AATTTCTTAATTATTAAAGTTTTCTGGCCATTTCCATCTTGTAAGCCATTAATTTGGCGATGTTTTCTGATTTATAAATAGCCATATCAGCATTTTCACCAACGAAATTTTCTTCGATGGTCAGTTTCCATAATTCAAGCCATTTTTCGAAATGTTTTTTTTTCATCGCTTCCATTTCATTGATGGGGAAGTGTACGGCCATTGGATTTCCTTTATAAGTCATTTGCCCGAAAAGAATGGTTTCCCAAAACGAATACATCTTTGGTAAATGCTTGTCCCAATCTACTTTGGCAACGTCATTAAAGAAAAAGCTAATGGTTTCATCTTTAACCACTTTAGCGTAAAATGAATTCACAAGATGCTCAATATCTTCTCTTGATTCCAGTTTTTTCATACGTCAAATTTAGTTTAAAATCAATTTAAAAATTCAATCACAAGATTGATAAATTTCATGAAAACAATATTTTATCTTTGCATGTTGGTTTGATTTTAATTGAAATTAAAAATGATCGATTAGATCTTTATGACATTGCTAATACGATCTGCTTTGACACTCGCTTCGCTCGCGACATTTGTCTTTGTGAGGAGTGGAATATTATAAAATCAAACTAAAGAAAAAAACAAAAATGATTTAAAGAAATGGCAAGAGGTTTCATGAAAAAAATTCGGCAGAAAAACACCGAGAGTAGTGGTTTTGGAGATAATGTTTCCGGAAGATTTATTAATAAAGACGGTCTTCCAAACGTTAAGAGAAGAGGCGTGAATGTTTTCAATAGACTCAGCTGGTATCATACCATGCTGAATTTATCTACATTCCGATTTCTCACATATCTTGTTGTGGCATATATTCTGATTAATCTCGTTTTTGCGATGATCTACTATTTGATTGGAGTACAGCATCTTACCGGGATTGATAAAAGTGACCCGTTAAACGAATTTATTGATGTATTTTTCTTTAGTTCACAGACTTTTACGACTGTTGGTTACGGAAGAATAGCGCCAGTTGGTTTTGCAGCGAGTTTAGTGGCTACTTTTGAAGCTTTTTTAGGATTGCTTACCTTTGCCATTGCAACGGGTTTATTTTACGGAAGATTTTCGAGACCGAGAGCCTATTTGAAATTTTCTGATATCACAGTGATTGCTCCTTTTCAGGATACAACGGCTTTGATGTTCAGATTGGCTCCATATAAAAATAATGCATTAACGGATGCCGAAGTTATTTTGTCAACAGCGATTGAAGTGATTGAAGACGGTGTTCCGAAGAATAAATTTTACAGATTAGATACTCAACTGGGGAAAATTAATACATTGGCGCTCAACTGGACGGTTGTTCATAAAATAGACGAAAATTCGCCGTTTTATGGCTTCTCTGAAGATGATTTTAAAAACACGAATATTGAAATTATCGTTCATGTACGGGCTTTCGATGAAGTCTTTTCAAATACGGTGGTTCAGAGGTCGTCTTATGTATCTAGAGAAATCTTGTACGGAGCAAAATTTACTACGATGTATTATCCAAATAAAGAAGATCAGACAACCATTTTGGATTTGGATAAGATCAATGATTATCAAAAAGCAGAACTTCCCGTTTTGGCGGAAGAACAATTATAAATGAATTTAGAACTTTACAAGAAACAGGCTTTACAGAAACAAAAGGAGCATAAAAAATTTCTGGACGGATTAAAGAAAAAACCGCCCAAGAACCTCGATTATGTTGTTCAGGAAACACATGATGAAGTTTTTGAAAAGATAGACTGTCTGCAATGCGCCAACTGCTGCAAAACGACAGGGCCTTTATACACTGAAAAAGATATTGAGCGCATCTCAAAACATCTTCGCATGAAATCTGCGGATTTTGAAGCCAAATTCCTGCGCGTAGATGAGGATAATGATAAAGTTTTGCAAAATCTGCCATGTTTTTTCCTTAATAATGACAATACATGTTCAATTTATGATGTAAGGCCAAAAGCATGTAGAGAATATCCGCATACAGATCGTAAGAAAATTTACCAAATCAATAATTTGATGATAAAAAATACGGTGATTTGTCCTGCAGCGTTTGAATTTGTTGAAAGAATTATGAAAAATTTAGAGAAATAATTTATAATCCCAATTCGTCTTAAAGAGTTATAAAGTACGTTAAATAAAGGTTTTAGATATAATATTAATGGAAAGGAGGTCGTTTTAAAAGTATTAAACAACCATTTAAAATTTATATTATGAAAAAGTTAATCTTAACATCAGCATTTACATTAGTCGGAGTAATTGCGGTATCGGCTCAAACGGAAACTCAAAAGCCAGCAGAAACTAATAACCAAACTTCAACTCAAGCACAGACTCAAGGAACTTGGAATACAGCTACGGCTACACAGGGAGCAACAGCAACTACACCAAGTACAACCACTGCAACGACAACAATTGATGGTGCAGCAACAACGGCAACTACCGCTGATGCAACAGCGACAGTAACTGCTGATACAAGTATGGAAGCAACGAAGCCTGCAGATGCAACAAAAGAAGAGAAAAAGTCTAAAAGAAAAAAGTCAAAGTAGAAATAGTCTTTTATAATTCAATGAAAATCCTGGAATGTAATATTTCAGGATTTTTTTTGTAATTATGTGTAAATAATTAATCACTATATAATAGTCATTTTCTTATTACATGAAAAAACTAAACCCATCGATTAAGCATCATTTACTAATAGGGATTTTCCTAAGTATCTGGCTTTTTATTTTTGCCTTTTTTATAAGACCATTTGACGATGGAACAATAAGTTTTAAAGTATGGGTTCTTATCAGTATTGGTTTTAGTTTCATCGCATTTCTATGTTATGGTATGCTTGCTTTAATTCAAGAAAAGATTTACAATAAACTCTTAAAATGGAGCATTGGATTAGAGGTAGCCAGTCTTATTTTTTTTCAACTACTTTTTTTGGTATGTACTTTTTGTTTTTACAAAAGTCCTTTCTTACATGGAGGATATGATTTTTTTACATTTTTAAAGATGATAATTCTTAAATCGGCTTTGATCTCGACACCTATCATAGTTCTGGCAAGAATATATGCTGTTACATTAATTCCTGCAAAAGATGATAATATCATTATTAGAGGAGATAATAAGTTGGATATTTTAAAAATAAAAAAAGACGATTTGATTTGTGTCTCAAATTCGCAAAATTATGTCGAGATCTTCTTTATAGATGGTAGTGTGTTAAAAACAAAACTAATCCGGAGTACGCTTAAAAAAATCCAGAATGATTTTGATTTTTTAATCCAAATTCATCGTTCACATTTAATAAATCCATCCCATTTTAAGGCCTGGAAAAATCAAGATACGATTTCTCTTACTCAAATTGAACTTCCAGTTTCTAAAAATTATAGAGAGCATTTATTGGCTTTGTAATTTCCGTACCTAAAACGGTGTATTTCGTACCTAATCCCCATTTTTACATAGTTTTAGTGAGTTTTTGTATTTATTTTGTTTTTCAAATTAAACGAGATAATTTATGAAAAAACGATGGATCAGGAGAATTTTGTATTCAGTTATGGCATTATTAAGTATTCTTATCTGTACTTTTATTTGGGCTGATCATGAATTAAATAAAGTCATGGGAAAGTCTACTAAGAATATTGATATTTCTTCAATTATTAAACCTTCTAAAATACTGCAGATAAGAAATGTCAACGTTCTTTCAGAAGATTGCAGTCATTTCATCAAGAATCAAAATGTACTGATTAAAGATGGTGTGATTATTCAATTAAGTGAAAATCCGGTTATAAATAAAGATGCTGATATTATTGACGGGACAGACCAATATCTGATTCCGGGTCTTGTAGACAGCCACGTTCATTTAAAAGAAAGTAAAAATGACCTGTTTTTATATTTGGTAAACGGGGTTACTTATATTAGAGAAATGGCCGGACAGCCTGTTGTCTTAGAATGGAGAAAGGCGATACAAAAAAATGGTCTCGGCCCAAGAATGTTTATTGCATCCCCGCCAATATTTAGTGAGAGCGGATTGATGGGTTATTATTATGGTTGGACAAGAAAATCTATCAACTATTCAAATAAAGAGGATGCCCAAAAAGCGATAAAAAAAATAAGCGAACAAGGTTATGATGCCATTAAAATGTACGGTTTTGTGAATCTGGAAATGGTTAAGACAACCAATGAAATTGCTAAAGAAAATAATCTTCCGGTGATTGGTCATATACCATTGGTTAATTTAGAAACCTTTTATCATTCAGGTCAAAAAGAAGTGACTCATATTGAAGAGCTTACCATTAAAACTATTGATGAGTTTGGAAAGCCAATTTCTAAAAATCGGAAAGAGTATCTTGAGTTTTTAAAAGTACGTTCAGTTCAGATTGCCGAAAAATTAAAAGAAAATAATATAAGTGTTACTTCAACGGTTGGGTTGTGTGAAAGTTTTGTAGAACAAAGATTTAATTTAAAATCTAAACTTAAAGAAGTAGAATTAAAATACGTCAATCCCAAAATTATTGAAGGAACGCCGCTTTATAAAATGGGTTGGCTGCCAGGCAAAAGCGGATATGAATATGATGGAAAAGATGAAGCCAAAGCAAAAAGATCATCGTTAATTTTTTGGAAAACCTATGTAGAAGCAATACATATCATGACAAAGGCAGTAGCTGATCATAAAGTTCCCATTATGGTGGAACAGATGCTAATGTACCTGTTTCTGTTCCCGGGTTTTCTCTTCACAATGAATTGGAATCCTTGTCCAAATCCGGAATGACCAACTCGCAAGCTATTTATTCTGCAACGGTTGCGCCCGCAAATTGGATGAAAACTAAGACGGGAAAAATAAAAGCAGGATATTATTCAGATTTAGTGCTGCTTAGAAAGAATCCGTTAGAAGATATTAAAAATACGAAGACTATTGAATATGTATTTTTTAATAAATATGCCATAAACAAAAACCAAATTAAAACTATTTTGAAAGCTGTAGAAGATGCTAATAACGAAAACAGAAGCATTAAAATTGATGAATATTTACATTGAAAAAATAGAGTACTTTTTAACCAAATAAAAATAAAAAAGCGTTGAATAAATCAACGCTTTCTCCTTTCACTTTTTACTTTTTTCCCATTTATAACCCCGGGAACAGGCTGTATCAAAAAAGGTCGGGAAAATTTCCCAACCTTTATATTTTATACTACTCCTTGAGCTAACATTGCTTCTGCAACTTTCACGAATCCGGCGATATTGGCACCTTTTACGTAGTTTACATAGCCGTCTTCCTCTTTTCCGTAGTCTCTACAAGCTTTATGAATTCCGATCATAATTTCTTTCAATCTAGCATCAACTTCCTCAGAAGTCCAGTTTAGACGGATAGAGTTTTGAGTCATTTCTAATCCTGAAGTAGCTACACCACCAGCGTTAGACGCTTTACCAGGAGAGAATAATACTTTATTGTCTAGGAAATAGTTGATTGCATCTAGTGTTGAAGGCATGTTTGCAGCCTCAGTTACACAAAGACATCCGTTTTCAACCAATAACTTAGCATCTTCTAGGTCTAGTTCGTTTTGAGTTGCAGAAGGGATGGCAACATCACACTTCACTTCCCAAGGACGTTTTCCAGCAAAGAACTGCGCAGAAGGATATTTTTTAGCATAATCCTCAGCTCTGTTGTTTCCTGAATTTCTAAGCTCTAATAGATAATCGATTTTTTCTCCATCGATTCCGTCTTTGTCATAAATATATCCGTCTGGTCCGGAAATAGTTACTACTTTTCCTCCTAGTTCAGATATTTTTTTGATAACTCCCCAAGCTACGTTTCCGAAACCTGAAACACTTACCGTTTTATCTTTGAAAGTTTGACCGATCGTTTTAAGCATCTGCTCAGCGAAGTAAACAACGCCGTAACCTGTAGCTTCAGGACGGATTAATGAACCTCCGTAAGCAAGACCTTTCCCTGTAAGAACTCCCGTAAACTCGTTTCTGATTTTTTTGTACTGTCCGAATAAATATCCGATCTCTCTTGCTCCAACTCCGATATCTCCTGCAGGAACGTCCGTTTCAGGACCGATATGTTTACATAATTCTGTCATGAAAGCCTGGCAAAAACGCATAACTTCCATATCAGATTTTCCTTGTGGATCGAAGTCTGAACCTCCTTTACCACCTCCCATCGGAAGAGTAGTTAATGAGTTTTTGAATACCTGTTCGAAAGCTAAGAATTTAAGAACTGACAAGTTTACAGTAGGGTGGAAACGGATTCCTCCTTTGTAAGGCCCAATCGCAGAGTTCATCTGAATTCTGAAACCTCTGTTTACCTGGATTTCTCCTTTATCGTCAACCCATGGAACTCTGAAAATAATGATTCTTTCAGCTTCCGCCATTCTTTCTAGAAGTTTCATTCCCGTATATTCCTTTTTGGTCATGATAAACGGAATTACAGTCACAGCAACTTCTTTTACAGCTTGTAAAAATTCTGGCTCGTTAGGGTTTTTTGCCTCAATTTTTGCAATAAACTCCTGAATTTTCTGGTCAATATTATATTGTTCCATATAATGTAAGGTTGAATATTATTGTCAACAAATTTAATTTTTTTTTCAAAATTCACAATACCTTATTTAATATTTGCTGAAAATTTAATAATAAGATGGCTAAATATTATTAAATCCACAATTAGTGTTCAAATATTGTTGAAAATTAAAAGTTATCTATGAAATAATGCAATATTAAGAAATAGTTAAATCTCAAATTGCAACGAATTGCCTCCCGGAATATGATTTCACTCTCCCCAAAAGCTCTAATTCTAAAATTACGGGTAAAATTTTGTGAGAAGGAAGCGATATTTTCTGTACAAGATCGTCTAAAGTTATTTGCGGATTTTCAGTGATCGAATTATATATTAATCTTTGATTTTCAGTTAATTGAATGCTTTCTTCAATATGCTGAAATAATTCTCCTGTTTTTTCTTGAGGCTTATTGAAATCCAACAAATCAATCAGGTTTTTTATGGTTGAAATTGCTGTTGCTTTATGCTGGAAAATCAGATGATTACATCCTTGGCTGTATTTATCTGTGATTTTTCCTGGAAGGGCAAAAACTTCTCTGTTGTAATTATTCGCAAATGTTGCGGTACTTATAGAACCTCCTCCAAAAGCTGTTTCTACAACAATTGTTGCAGGAGAAATTCCTGCAACGATCCTGTTTCTTTGGATGAAATTTTCCCTGTCAGGTTTTCTTGAAGAATTAAATTCTGTAAATAAAGTACCATTATTTTCAATAATCTTTTCTGAGAGTTTTTTATTTTTTGCAGGATATAAAAGATGAAATCCGTGTGCCAGAACTGCCACCGTAGGAATTTGATTTTGAATGGATTGTTCATGAACTTCCTTGTCGACTCCCAATGCCAATCCGCTCACAGAAATATAATTGTTTGTTCTTGTTTCTTCAAAAAAATCCTGTATAAATTGTTTACCATAAAGTGACATGTTTCGCGTCCCGACAATACTCAATGTTTCTAAGGAATCATCAAAGTTTCCTCTTTGATAAAGTATGGCTGGAGCATCATCGCATTCGTTAAGTAAATGGGGAAGTTCGTTGAGATGTCTTAGTCTTATTTGAATTTTATTGTTTTCGCAAAATTTCAATTCATTTTCTGCAAATTCCAGATAAATAGGATTTCCGATATCGGAAACGATTTTTTTGCCGATCCCATCTACTTTACTGTATTCTTTTTTTGCGTTTTCCCAAACTTCTTTCGCGCTTCCAAATGTCCGGACGAGTTTAATGAAATTAATATCACCAATAAGGTTACATTCGCGTAAAGCGATGGAGTAGAGTTGTTCTTCAGAATACATTTGTGTTGTTTTATCTCACAAATGTAGAAAAAATAAGTTTTATTTTTTTCTTAATTCATCCAAATGATCCCAAATATCATCTCTTTTTTTATACGGTAATTCTAAGAAATCGTCGGGATGATTTTCTTTGTATTCCTGCCAAAGTTTGTCGTCTTTTTCGCTGTAATAATTAGGAAATTCCCAAATGTATTTTTTCTTTTTCTCACCTACATTTTTAAAGGCAAAAGCAATAATACTTCCCACAACCGCGCCGGAAAGGTGTGCCTGCCAGGAAATTTTGCTTGGTTCCTGCAAGTTGTAGAAAAGCTCTTCCGGAAACATCCCCCAAATCAAACTTCCATAATATAGAACCACCAATAATGATATGGTTAAATGTGTTGTATTCCATTTAAAAACACCACTGAAGAAAAGGAAAAAGGCGAGAACATAAACCACTCCGCTGGCTCCGATAGTACATGTATAAATATATTCGCCGGTAAGAATATCGACAGGTGGCAATAGCCAAACCAATAAACCTGTAGCAAGCCATCCTAAAATGAAGACTTTATTGGCGACCAAAGGATAAAATTGATAAAGGAGAAACATAAGAACCGCAATAGGAATTGAATTTCCTATGATGTGATCTATATTTCCATGTAAAAGAGGAGAGGTGATGATTCCTAGTAAACCTTCCGGCAACAATGGAATGATTGCCCCAAAGCAACTTCCAAAAAAACCTTGCATCTGTAAAAAGTAGCCAAACCACATTGCTGCAAGCATTAGCAAAGGGTATATGATAGCTCTTTTGGAAATTACATTTTTTAACATGGATATTTTACGTCAAATGAAACGCCAATGATAAATTTCGGAAAATTTGGCGATGATTTCATTGATCCTCAATTATTTTAAGACAAAACGTTATGATTTTAATCACTTTTTAAATTTAAACAAAATTTTTTGTCATCGAATTTTATAAACTGGCTTAGTTTTAGTATGTTAATGCTGAAAAAATACATTGTTGAGAAGATTCATATTGATACAGATTTGTTTCAACCAAAATTATATTGATATTTTTGTAAATGAAAATCTTGAAGAATGAAGAAGTTTTTATTGATTCTTTCCGGTTTTGTCGGGATCTATGCAAGTGCGCAAGAAGAATTAAAAAAAGATACTGTAGTAGTAGATACTGTAGTAGTAGATACAGTAAAACACTGGTCGGTTTTGGGTAAAAACTCATTAATGTTTAATCAGGCGGCCTTTTCAAATTGGGTCGGTGGTGGAGCTAACAATATTGGTTGGCTTGCGGGAACAGATTACAATATTACCTATGAAAAAGGCAAAGATCTCTGGGAAAATATTATTGTTTTAAATTACGGACAAAATAATACCCAAGGTATCGGAATGAGAAAGACCCAGGATGTTATTAATGTCTCTACCAATTATGGAAGGCAGTTTTCAAAAAGCTGGTATCTGTCTGGTGGTGCGAGTTTACTTACTCAGTTTGCAGCAGGATATGAGGACGGAAATAATCCTGAAGCTAAAAAAATATCCAATTTTATGGCTCCCGGATACTTAAACTTTGGTTTGGGTATTACGTACAGACCGAATGATAATCTTACGGTTACTATGCGTCCTGCCAACGCGAGATGGACTCTGGTTCTGGATAAAGAACTTCAACTTGCAGGAAATTACGGTTTGAAACAAGACGGAGATTCTTCTTTATTACAGTTCGGTTTTCTTGGAACAGCTTTGTATAAAGTGAAATTGATGGAGAATGTAAGCCTTACCAATACAGCTTCCGTATTCTCAAATTATCTGGATCATCCGGACAGATTGGTTCTTGCTTATGGAGCCGTTTTGAATTTAAAAGTGAATAAATTCTTATCTTCAAACGTAGCAGTTGATGTTCTTTACGATCATAATCAGATTCAAAAAACGCAATTGAAGCAGACATTAGGAATTGGTCTTGCTTACACTCTTAATAATGGAGTAAAAAGGTCTGACAGAAAAGACAGCCAATGGTGGCTTAAAAAATAAAATACTAGAAATAGTAGATGTAAAAGCAATTCAGAAATGGATTGCTTTTTTTGATTTTAATTAAAACTGATTTTAAGTAGCTTTAAGTTCATGCTTTAAAATTTAATATAAATTATATTTAACATTCAGAGAAATAAAGTTTTATGCATTGAATATTTATGTCAAAAATAAGTGATTTGTTTTTTAACAAAAATTATATTTATACTTTTGTGTTAATAAAATCCTTCAACTATGAAAAAAAGTTTATTACTACTTTCCATTTCTCTTGGAATAATTGCAGCTGCACAGGAAACAAAAACTGATGCGCCAGTCGTGGATACTACGAAAGCCTGGTCTATTCAAGGGCAAAATACATTAATGCTGAATCAGGCAGCCTTTTCAAACTGGGTAGGCGGTGGAGCCAATAACGTTGGTTGGCTTGCCGGAGTTAATTACAATATGACCTACGAAAAAGGCAAAGATCTTTGGGAAAATATCGTAATTCTTGGTTATGGACAGAATAATACAAAAGGTGTCGGTACGAGAAAAACACAGGACGTTATTAACCTTTCAACCAACTACGGAAGAGAGTTTAGAAAAAACTGGTATCTTTCCGGAGGTGCGAGTTTACAGACTCAGTTTGCAGGTGGTTATGAAGATGGAAACAATCCTGATGCAAATAAAATCTCCAATTTTATGGCTCCGGGGTATGTAAATGTGGGTGTTGGAGTTACTTACCGTCCTAATGATAATTTTACAATGACGCTTCGTCCGGCCAATGCAAGAATAACTTTTGTACTGGATGAAGATCTGCAATATGCAGGAAGTTATGGATTAAAAAATGACGGAGATTCTTCACTTTTCCAGTTCGGTTTCTTGGGAACGGCTATTTATAAAGTGAAATTGATGGAAAATATTAATCTGACCAATACAGCTTCCGTATTTTCGAATTAT encodes:
- a CDS encoding LytTR family DNA-binding domain-containing protein encodes the protein MKKLNPSIKHHLLIGIFLSIWLFIFAFFIRPFDDGTISFKVWVLISIGFSFIAFLCYGMLALIQEKIYNKLLKWSIGLEVASLIFFQLLFLVCTFCFYKSPFLHGGYDFFTFLKMIILKSALISTPIIVLARIYAVTLIPAKDDNIIIRGDNKLDILKIKKDDLICVSNSQNYVEIFFIDGSVLKTKLIRSTLKKIQNDFDFLIQIHRSHLINPSHFKAWKNQDTISLTQIELPVSKNYREHLLAL
- the dprA gene encoding DNA-processing protein DprA, translating into MYSEEQLYSIALRECNLIGDINFIKLVRTFGSAKEVWENAKKEYSKVDGIGKKIVSDIGNPIYLEFAENELKFCENNKIQIRLRHLNELPHLLNECDDAPAILYQRGNFDDSLETLSIVGTRNMSLYGKQFIQDFFEETRTNNYISVSGLALGVDKEVHEQSIQNQIPTVAVLAHGFHLLYPAKNKKLSEKIIENNGTLFTEFNSSRKPDRENFIQRNRIVAGISPATIVVETAFGGGSISTATFANNYNREVFALPGKITDKYSQGCNHLIFQHKATAISTIKNLIDLLDFNKPQEKTGELFQHIEESIQLTENQRLIYNSITENPQITLDDLVQKISLPSHKILPVILELELLGRVKSYSGRQFVAI
- a CDS encoding amidohydrolase family protein, with amino-acid sequence MTNSQAIYSATVAPANWMKTKTGKIKAGYYSDLVLLRKNPLEDIKNTKTIEYVFFNKYAINKNQIKTILKAVEDANNENRSIKIDEYLH
- a CDS encoding group III truncated hemoglobin, whose amino-acid sequence is MKKLESREDIEHLVNSFYAKVVKDETISFFFNDVAKVDWDKHLPKMYSFWETILFGQMTYKGNPMAVHFPINEMEAMKKKHFEKWLELWKLTIEENFVGENADMAIYKSENIAKLMAYKMEMARKL
- the gdhA gene encoding NADP-specific glutamate dehydrogenase translates to MEQYNIDQKIQEFIAKIEAKNPNEPEFLQAVKEVAVTVIPFIMTKKEYTGMKLLERMAEAERIIIFRVPWVDDKGEIQVNRGFRIQMNSAIGPYKGGIRFHPTVNLSVLKFLAFEQVFKNSLTTLPMGGGKGGSDFDPQGKSDMEVMRFCQAFMTELCKHIGPETDVPAGDIGVGAREIGYLFGQYKKIRNEFTGVLTGKGLAYGGSLIRPEATGYGVVYFAEQMLKTIGQTFKDKTVSVSGFGNVAWGVIKKISELGGKVVTISGPDGYIYDKDGIDGEKIDYLLELRNSGNNRAEDYAKKYPSAQFFAGKRPWEVKCDVAIPSATQNELDLEDAKLLVENGCLCVTEAANMPSTLDAINYFLDNKVLFSPGKASNAGGVATSGLEMTQNSIRLNWTSEEVDARLKEIMIGIHKACRDYGKEEDGYVNYVKGANIAGFVKVAEAMLAQGVV
- a CDS encoding DUF3078 domain-containing protein, which codes for MKKSLLLLSISLGIIAAAQETKTDAPVVDTTKAWSIQGQNTLMLNQAAFSNWVGGGANNVGWLAGVNYNMTYEKGKDLWENIVILGYGQNNTKGVGTRKTQDVINLSTNYGREFRKNWYLSGGASLQTQFAGGYEDGNNPDANKISNFMAPGYVNVGVGVTYRPNDNFTMTLRPANARITFVLDEDLQYAGSYGLKNDGDSSLFQFGFLGTAIYKVKLMENINLTNTASVFSNYLDHPERLVLAYGAVLNMKINKFISSNITLDLMYDHNQIKKTQLKQTLGVGFAYNIDNGRKRSDKKDNQSWMKK
- a CDS encoding rhomboid family intramembrane serine protease gives rise to the protein MLKNVISKRAIIYPLLMLAAMWFGYFLQMQGFFGSCFGAIIPLLPEGLLGIITSPLLHGNIDHIIGNSIPIAVLMFLLYQFYPLVANKVFILGWLATGLLVWLLPPVDILTGEYIYTCTIGASGVVYVLAFFLFFSGVFKWNTTHLTISLLVVLYYGSLIWGMFPEELFYNLQEPSKISWQAHLSGAVVGSIIAFAFKNVGEKKKKYIWEFPNYYSEKDDKLWQEYKENHPDDFLELPYKKRDDIWDHLDELRKK
- a CDS encoding YkgJ family cysteine cluster protein encodes the protein MNLELYKKQALQKQKEHKKFLDGLKKKPPKNLDYVVQETHDEVFEKIDCLQCANCCKTTGPLYTEKDIERISKHLRMKSADFEAKFLRVDEDNDKVLQNLPCFFLNNDNTCSIYDVRPKACREYPHTDRKKIYQINNLMIKNTVICPAAFEFVERIMKNLEK
- a CDS encoding ion channel, with translation MARGFMKKIRQKNTESSGFGDNVSGRFINKDGLPNVKRRGVNVFNRLSWYHTMLNLSTFRFLTYLVVAYILINLVFAMIYYLIGVQHLTGIDKSDPLNEFIDVFFFSSQTFTTVGYGRIAPVGFAASLVATFEAFLGLLTFAIATGLFYGRFSRPRAYLKFSDITVIAPFQDTTALMFRLAPYKNNALTDAEVILSTAIEVIEDGVPKNKFYRLDTQLGKINTLALNWTVVHKIDENSPFYGFSEDDFKNTNIEIIVHVRAFDEVFSNTVVQRSSYVSREILYGAKFTTMYYPNKEDQTTILDLDKINDYQKAELPVLAEEQL
- a CDS encoding DUF3078 domain-containing protein → MKKFLLILSGFVGIYASAQEELKKDTVVVDTVVVDTVKHWSVLGKNSLMFNQAAFSNWVGGGANNIGWLAGTDYNITYEKGKDLWENIIVLNYGQNNTQGIGMRKTQDVINVSTNYGRQFSKSWYLSGGASLLTQFAAGYEDGNNPEAKKISNFMAPGYLNFGLGITYRPNDNLTVTMRPANARWTLVLDKELQLAGNYGLKQDGDSSLLQFGFLGTALYKVKLMENVSLTNTASVFSNYLDHPDRLVLAYGAVLNLKVNKFLSSNVAVDVLYDHNQIQKTQLKQTLGIGLAYTLNNGVKRSDRKDSQWWLKK